From the genome of Miscanthus floridulus cultivar M001 chromosome 10, ASM1932011v1, whole genome shotgun sequence, one region includes:
- the LOC136488015 gene encoding uncharacterized protein, producing the protein MAGGGLLHLWSEWGIQIMVLVSFALQVLLLACGGTRRHSSSTILSSVLRIILWLAYLGADSTAIYTLGHLSVASSSHEHLLVAFWAPFLLLHLGGPDNITAYALEDNRLWLRHLQTLAVQALGAAYVVYKFIFSARSHDGSLLLLAASISMFAAGLAKYGERVFFTRTLSLFASLLSLSHLSESPSEQPWRSSEVPAPSPAPSPACALPSG; encoded by the coding sequence ATGGCAGGTGGAGGGCTATTGCACCTGTGGAGCGAATGGGGGATACAAATCATGGTCCTTGTGAGCTTTGCGCTACAAGTGTTGCTCCTCGCCTGTGGAGGAACCCGTCGGCATAGCTCTTCGACCATCTTGTCTTCCGTGCTGAGGATTATCCTCTGGCTGGCGTACCTTGGGGCAGACTCGACGGCGATATACACACTGGGCCACTTATCAGTGGCCAGCAGCTCACACGAGCACCTACTGGTGGCGTTCTGGGCGCcgttcctgctgctgcacctcggcGGCCCAGacaacatcaccgcctacgcgcTGGAAGACAACAGGCTGTGGCTGCGCCACCTGCAGACTCTCGCTGTGCAGGCACTGGGAGCCGCTTATGTCGTCTATAAGTTTATCTTCAGTGCCCGTAGCCACGACGGCAGCTTGCTCCTGCTGGCTGCTTCCATCTCCATGTTCGCAGCCGGTCTTGCCAAGTATGGCGAGAGGGTATTTTTCACGCGcacactctctctcttcgcctcactgcTCTCCCTTTCTCATCTCAGTGAATCACCGAGCGAGCAACCATGGCGAAGCAGCGAGGtcccggcgccgtcgccggccccctcgccggcgtgcgcgctccccagcgggtga